A region from the Salicibibacter cibarius genome encodes:
- a CDS encoding MerR family DNA-binding protein — MPGRQQQYLIRELASLFDISSRTIRYYEEMGLINSEKRDESNEQRIFSDKERRRLKLILRGKRLGFSLQEIKDMVDLYERNPKGEKEKKQILEVTDQKLQQIDEKLLELQTAKADILAYREKFQKE; from the coding sequence GTGCCCGGCCGACAGCAGCAATATTTAATTAGAGAATTGGCATCGTTATTTGATATTAGCTCCAGAACGATCCGCTATTACGAGGAAATGGGCCTTATCAATTCAGAAAAACGTGATGAATCGAATGAACAACGTATTTTTTCCGACAAGGAGCGGCGAAGGTTAAAATTAATTCTTAGAGGGAAGCGCTTAGGATTTAGCCTACAAGAAATTAAAGATATGGTAGATCTTTACGAACGAAACCCAAAAGGGGAGAAGGAGAAAAAGCAAATATTAGAGGTGACCGATCAAAAACTTCAACAAATTGATGAAAAATTGTTGGAGTTACAAACGGCAAAGGCGGACATTTTGGCATATAGAGAAAAATTTCAAAAAGAATAG
- a CDS encoding transglycosylase domain-containing protein has product MQTATRRQRKTKKSKWHVLFRLTIGMGVLGTFGLLVIFGIAYALGPPPMEESQSTTLYSSDGEVINEQHQGQEREWTDLEDISPHVVDAFIAVEDRKFFDHHGFDYTRIGAAVLNNIQSMSMSQGASTITQQYARNLFLNHDKTWDRKIREALYALRLEWHVPKEDILEGYVNTINFGHGAYGIEQAAQMYFDASASDLNAAQSALLAGLPRGPSYYSPYVYPDRAEDRQQMILDMMHEQGALETAEYEEALDYTLTYEAAEEEELETTAPYFQDAVERELVDRYDLDPDVLEAGGLDIHTTIDPDMQESTERYVEAELPSDDPLQGAAVSIDPRTGDVKAMVGGKNYSESPFNRAVDAHRSPGSVFKPFLYYAALENGFTAATPLKSEPTSFPNPHGDGSYEPGNFNEVYADDFITLAQAMAYSDNIYAVKTNVFQEPEALVETAEAAGIESPLSANLSLALGTSEVNVLELTKGYSPFANGGEQVEHRLIERVEDHEGNVLLETEPEKQQVFEPELAYITTDLMKLMFDPSMNDYAAVTGHSIAHLLQRPAAGKSGSTPSDSWMVGFTPELVTGVWIGYDDNTELDHGEYGQIAKRIWVNALESGLDGHLKQDFSTPEGVEEVDIDLDTGLLADDACGPSYTVSFLEETAPEESCVTYLDDEEAEEEAHEERKNKESEKLMDKLKRWFGSDESDV; this is encoded by the coding sequence GTGCAAACAGCAACGAGGCGTCAACGTAAAACTAAAAAGAGCAAATGGCATGTGCTTTTTCGGCTGACGATCGGGATGGGGGTTCTTGGTACGTTTGGTTTGCTCGTCATTTTTGGCATTGCTTATGCGCTTGGACCGCCGCCGATGGAAGAATCACAATCAACGACGCTTTATAGCAGTGATGGCGAAGTCATTAATGAGCAACATCAAGGACAAGAACGGGAGTGGACAGATCTGGAGGACATTTCTCCCCATGTCGTCGATGCTTTTATTGCTGTGGAAGACCGTAAGTTTTTCGACCATCATGGGTTTGATTATACGCGCATAGGGGCAGCCGTTTTAAATAATATTCAATCAATGTCCATGTCGCAAGGAGCCAGTACGATCACGCAGCAATATGCTCGTAATTTATTTTTAAATCATGATAAAACATGGGATCGAAAAATCCGTGAAGCACTTTATGCCCTCCGCCTGGAATGGCACGTTCCGAAAGAAGATATTCTGGAAGGGTATGTCAACACGATTAATTTTGGTCATGGTGCCTACGGCATTGAACAAGCCGCACAGATGTATTTTGATGCATCGGCTTCTGATTTGAATGCTGCCCAGTCTGCTTTGCTCGCCGGCTTGCCGCGAGGACCTTCCTATTATTCGCCTTACGTCTATCCGGATCGGGCAGAAGACCGCCAACAAATGATTTTGGATATGATGCATGAACAAGGAGCACTAGAGACCGCCGAATATGAGGAAGCGCTCGACTATACACTGACGTACGAAGCAGCAGAGGAAGAAGAGCTTGAAACGACGGCACCCTATTTTCAAGATGCCGTTGAACGAGAACTCGTGGACCGCTATGATCTCGATCCTGACGTGCTTGAGGCCGGCGGCTTGGATATTCATACCACGATTGACCCCGATATGCAGGAAAGCACGGAGCGTTACGTGGAAGCAGAGCTGCCAAGCGATGATCCGTTACAAGGAGCTGCCGTGTCCATAGACCCGAGAACCGGCGATGTAAAAGCGATGGTTGGCGGGAAAAATTACAGCGAGAGTCCTTTCAATCGCGCGGTTGATGCACATCGCTCTCCAGGTTCCGTATTTAAGCCGTTTCTTTACTACGCGGCACTGGAAAATGGGTTTACCGCGGCAACGCCTCTTAAAAGTGAACCAACATCTTTTCCTAACCCGCATGGGGATGGCAGTTATGAACCTGGCAATTTCAATGAAGTATACGCTGATGATTTCATTACGTTGGCACAAGCAATGGCCTATTCCGATAATATTTATGCCGTGAAAACCAATGTCTTCCAAGAACCGGAGGCCCTCGTTGAAACGGCGGAAGCGGCAGGGATTGAAAGTCCGTTATCGGCAAACTTGTCGCTTGCGCTCGGCACATCAGAAGTCAACGTGTTGGAGTTGACAAAGGGTTATAGTCCTTTTGCAAACGGTGGCGAGCAGGTCGAACATCGTTTGATTGAACGCGTGGAGGATCACGAGGGCAACGTATTGCTGGAAACCGAGCCGGAAAAACAACAAGTGTTTGAACCTGAACTTGCCTATATTACGACCGATTTAATGAAGCTAATGTTTGATCCATCCATGAATGATTACGCGGCTGTTACCGGCCATTCCATTGCCCATTTGTTGCAAAGGCCGGCTGCTGGAAAAAGCGGCTCCACCCCCTCGGATAGTTGGATGGTCGGATTTACGCCAGAGCTCGTGACCGGTGTATGGATTGGTTATGATGACAACACCGAGCTTGACCACGGTGAGTACGGGCAGATTGCCAAGCGCATCTGGGTAAATGCTCTTGAAAGCGGGTTGGACGGCCACCTGAAACAGGACTTTTCCACTCCTGAAGGGGTCGAAGAGGTGGACATAGATTTGGACACCGGGCTATTGGCCGATGATGCTTGTGGTCCGTCCTATACCGTATCTTTTCTGGAAGAAACGGCACCGGAAGAATCATGTGTCACGTATCTTGATGACGAAGAAGCGGAAGAAGAAGCACACGAGGAGAGAAAAAATAAAGAAAGTGAAAAACTTATGGACAAATTAAAACGCTGGTTTGGCAGTGATGAGTCGGATGTGTAG